In Dyella terrae, one DNA window encodes the following:
- a CDS encoding alpha/beta hydrolase family protein, whose product MSYRLVRTVLSAACLLLPAVAAAGDLIPTVDFARHGEVFNPSLSPTGQYIAARVDSDQGKSHALYIYKVSDMSQPISVIRLPRYELPYGIRWVSDTRLIVEKGKQLGALDKAYSTGEILATDVDGKHQDYLYGPEAGKYGTRATTRGNDWGWGFIDGMPIRSNGHFYMRAHEWGNDSTSSLYDVNATNSVRTLVGDISVFGLDFIQNNEGKVRFSFGTNNQFKYVIYRRDGSNWTKLEEPGWLWPVAYTADGSRFYAQYSRDGGPYDLIEQDESGANRTTIAKADFGEIGDFMLTPITREPFVAYVSTGIPKPIYIKPDSAPAKLHMALSKAFPGQKVSFLNYSEDGNILLFSVFSDRNPGAFYLIDTRTNKVTKLFATRPWIDPATMAERRPVRFKASDGQELEAFLTMPKGAGETNLPMVLLPHGGPESSDDWSFDSDAQFLASRGYLVLQVNYRSSTGRGPNFSRSGDLKWGTRVQDDIIDAVKWTIEQQYADAKRICVYGWSFGGYSALMAVEREPDMFKCAASGGGVYDWAKIKKDEDRERGKGARSYNKTTLGDDIAKLTDMSPVTHVDKIKVPLLIVHGEDDQTVPFSQAKILRSALDKAGKQYEWFTKAGEGHGFYDEKNQTEFLDKLAGFIEKNIGPGARGSASQVSQN is encoded by the coding sequence ATGTCGTATCGTCTGGTGCGGACCGTGCTGTCCGCGGCCTGTCTGTTGTTGCCTGCCGTCGCTGCCGCTGGCGACTTGATTCCGACTGTCGATTTTGCGCGGCACGGCGAGGTGTTCAATCCCAGCCTTTCGCCCACCGGCCAGTACATCGCGGCCCGCGTCGACAGTGACCAGGGCAAGAGCCACGCGCTGTATATCTACAAGGTCAGCGACATGAGCCAGCCGATCAGCGTCATCCGGCTGCCGCGTTACGAGCTTCCCTATGGCATTCGATGGGTTAGCGATACGCGACTGATCGTCGAAAAGGGGAAGCAGCTCGGCGCCCTGGACAAGGCTTACTCGACTGGCGAGATCCTGGCCACGGATGTTGATGGCAAGCACCAGGACTATCTGTACGGCCCGGAGGCCGGAAAGTACGGCACGCGAGCTACCACGCGCGGCAACGACTGGGGCTGGGGATTCATCGACGGCATGCCGATTCGGTCAAACGGCCATTTCTACATGCGCGCCCATGAGTGGGGAAACGACAGCACTTCGTCCCTCTATGACGTCAATGCAACCAATAGCGTCCGCACGTTGGTCGGCGACATCAGCGTATTCGGGCTCGATTTCATCCAGAACAATGAAGGCAAGGTCCGTTTCTCGTTTGGTACAAACAACCAGTTCAAGTACGTCATCTATCGGCGCGACGGCAGCAACTGGACCAAGCTCGAAGAACCAGGCTGGCTTTGGCCGGTGGCCTACACGGCGGATGGCTCACGCTTCTATGCCCAATACAGTCGTGACGGTGGCCCCTATGACCTGATCGAGCAAGACGAAAGCGGCGCAAATCGCACGACGATTGCCAAAGCCGATTTCGGCGAGATTGGCGACTTCATGCTGACACCCATCACGCGCGAACCATTCGTTGCCTACGTGAGCACAGGCATTCCCAAACCGATTTACATCAAGCCTGACTCGGCACCCGCAAAACTGCATATGGCCCTGTCGAAGGCTTTCCCGGGCCAAAAGGTTTCGTTCCTCAATTACTCCGAGGACGGAAACATCCTGCTGTTCAGCGTGTTCAGCGACCGCAATCCCGGTGCGTTCTATCTCATCGACACACGCACCAATAAGGTCACCAAACTGTTTGCGACCCGGCCGTGGATCGATCCGGCGACGATGGCCGAACGCCGCCCGGTGCGCTTCAAGGCCAGCGATGGCCAGGAACTCGAAGCCTTCCTGACGATGCCCAAAGGTGCGGGCGAGACCAACTTGCCCATGGTGCTGCTGCCGCACGGCGGACCGGAGTCATCGGATGACTGGTCGTTCGATTCCGATGCCCAGTTCCTCGCCAGCCGGGGTTACCTCGTCCTGCAGGTCAACTACCGCAGCTCGACCGGTCGTGGCCCGAACTTCTCCCGCTCCGGCGACCTCAAGTGGGGCACCCGCGTCCAGGACGACATCATCGACGCGGTGAAATGGACGATCGAGCAGCAGTACGCCGACGCGAAACGCATCTGCGTCTACGGCTGGAGTTTCGGTGGCTATTCGGCACTGATGGCCGTCGAGCGTGAGCCGGACATGTTCAAGTGCGCTGCCAGCGGCGGCGGCGTCTATGACTGGGCGAAGATCAAGAAGGACGAAGACCGCGAAAGGGGCAAGGGCGCCCGCAGTTACAACAAGACGACGCTGGGCGACGATATCGCCAAGCTGACCGACATGTCCCCGGTGACCCACGTCGACAAGATCAAGGTCCCGCTGCTGATCGTGCACGGCGAAGACGACCAGACCGTGCCCTTCTCCCAGGCCAAGATCCTGCGCTCCGCGCTGGACAAGGCAGGCAAGCAGTACGAGTGGTTCACCAAGGCCGGCGAAGGCCATGGCTTCTACGATGAAAAGAACCAGACCGAGTTCCTGGATAAGCTCGCCGGGTTCATCGAGAAGAACATCGGGCCGGGTGCCAGAGGCTCCGCTTCGCAGGTATCTCAGAACTGA
- a CDS encoding TonB-dependent receptor domain-containing protein, whose amino-acid sequence MKQKTLLATAIAAAFALNAWSVAAQEAPAPAADQANAKSLDTVTVTGSRIRSVDVETSQPIFTMDRQAIQATGLTNVNDILARMPSAGTPDITPQDTLSSGADVGGRYVNIRNLGSQRTLVLVNGRRWATSLSGLTDLSTIPVSMIDRIDVLKDGASSIYGSDAIGGVVNIITRDRFDGTEVNAYYGQNGKGDGQQKNIDVTWGHNTEKSSLILGASYQDQQPVWNNKRDETRYQYGPRHIDDGLGGGPWGRVTDPRAEGTAGAGSYNKDGDWVPNAYVLNRGGNPANIGDYHDFVGAPSDLYNTQGDMTFRAGTKLKNLFAQERYKLTDNITLRGTASYSVRDTSSTLSGYPLQTASTGLVIDPNNAYNPFPGYETEFYRRTVEMPRTTWSKTKLAHIDVGAEGFFDFLGHEWNWDATYNYSKAKVKQTSNGNFYLPNAQNALGPTSIVDGQVVCADASARAAGCVPWNILAGPGGTPSSVWNYVNYIGTSRQTTQTDDFSANLTGGLFDLPGGTVSIAGGIEHRREKGSFNPDAMDSAGLTTNLASNPTNGSYIVNEAYLELDVPLLRDLPGAQELGINVASRYSHYSNFGSTTNNKYSFRWRPFEDLMVRGTYAEGFRAPTISDLYGGSGQSFETYLDPCDSVVGSAAGNADVAARCAVAGVPANYRQIDSGSNQPVTSQGGQSKTAFISGSNPNLQPETSITRTVGLVYSPHQVSGLDFTVDYYNIYVKNIITAVNASSILNYCYVSNDPSFCDRFTRNSSGVVDSLNESLTNLGSLKTEGYDVGIHYRLPETSFGRFRIASDSTYLTKYETVSGPGMPRVNAVGFMTNGSGNLNAGTMGLYRLRSNLQLDWDWKQFGASWTVRYYSGLKDQCWDVDIECNMPDYVAPGLVGVGVSRKGSVAFNDAQFRYTAPWKGTFSVGVNNIFNKKGPYYYNVTASGSGSPPYNPSFDIDRYFYVSYNQKF is encoded by the coding sequence ATGAAGCAAAAGACCCTGCTGGCTACGGCCATCGCGGCAGCCTTCGCGCTGAACGCGTGGTCCGTCGCCGCACAGGAAGCCCCCGCTCCTGCCGCCGACCAGGCCAACGCCAAGAGCCTGGATACCGTCACCGTTACCGGTTCGCGCATTCGCAGCGTGGATGTGGAAACGTCCCAGCCGATCTTCACGATGGATCGCCAGGCCATCCAGGCCACCGGCCTTACCAACGTGAACGACATCCTGGCCCGCATGCCGTCCGCCGGCACGCCGGACATCACCCCGCAGGACACCCTCTCCTCGGGCGCCGATGTCGGCGGTCGCTACGTCAACATCCGCAACCTCGGTTCGCAGCGCACGCTGGTGCTGGTGAACGGTCGTCGCTGGGCCACCAGCCTGAGCGGCCTGACCGATCTGTCGACCATTCCCGTGTCGATGATCGATCGCATCGACGTCCTCAAGGACGGTGCCTCGTCGATCTATGGCTCCGACGCCATCGGCGGCGTGGTCAACATCATCACGCGTGACCGCTTCGACGGCACCGAGGTCAACGCCTATTACGGCCAGAACGGCAAGGGCGACGGCCAGCAGAAGAACATCGACGTGACCTGGGGTCACAACACCGAGAAGTCTTCGCTCATCCTCGGTGCGTCGTATCAGGATCAGCAGCCGGTCTGGAACAACAAGCGCGACGAAACCCGCTACCAGTACGGCCCGCGCCACATCGACGACGGCCTGGGCGGCGGTCCGTGGGGCCGTGTCACCGATCCGCGTGCCGAAGGCACTGCCGGTGCCGGCTCGTACAACAAGGACGGTGACTGGGTTCCCAACGCCTATGTCCTGAACCGTGGCGGCAATCCCGCCAACATCGGTGATTACCACGATTTCGTGGGCGCTCCGAGCGACCTGTACAACACGCAGGGCGACATGACCTTCCGCGCGGGTACGAAGCTGAAGAACCTGTTCGCGCAGGAACGCTACAAGCTCACCGACAACATCACGTTGCGCGGCACCGCCAGCTACAGCGTGCGCGATACCTCCAGCACGCTGTCGGGCTATCCGCTGCAGACGGCGAGCACCGGCCTGGTGATCGATCCGAACAACGCCTACAACCCGTTCCCGGGCTACGAGACCGAGTTCTATCGCCGCACCGTCGAAATGCCGCGCACCACCTGGTCCAAGACCAAGCTGGCGCACATCGACGTAGGCGCCGAAGGCTTCTTCGATTTCCTCGGCCACGAGTGGAACTGGGACGCCACGTACAACTACTCCAAGGCCAAGGTTAAGCAGACCTCCAACGGCAACTTCTACCTGCCGAACGCGCAGAACGCGCTGGGCCCGACGAGCATCGTCGACGGCCAGGTCGTGTGCGCCGACGCTTCGGCCCGCGCAGCGGGTTGCGTGCCGTGGAACATCCTCGCCGGTCCGGGCGGCACGCCGTCCTCGGTGTGGAACTACGTCAACTACATCGGCACCTCGCGCCAGACCACGCAGACCGATGACTTCTCGGCCAACCTCACCGGTGGTCTGTTCGACCTGCCGGGCGGCACCGTCAGCATCGCCGGTGGCATTGAGCACCGTCGCGAGAAGGGCAGCTTCAACCCGGATGCGATGGACTCGGCCGGCCTGACCACCAACCTGGCCAGCAACCCGACCAACGGCAGCTACATCGTCAACGAGGCCTACCTCGAACTCGACGTCCCGCTGCTGCGTGACCTGCCGGGCGCCCAGGAACTGGGCATCAACGTTGCGTCGCGCTACTCGCACTACAGCAACTTCGGCAGCACCACCAACAACAAGTACAGCTTCCGCTGGCGTCCGTTCGAAGACCTGATGGTACGCGGTACGTATGCCGAAGGCTTCCGTGCACCGACCATCAGCGACTTGTACGGTGGCAGCGGCCAGAGCTTCGAAACCTACCTCGACCCGTGCGATTCGGTCGTGGGTTCGGCCGCAGGCAACGCTGACGTGGCTGCGCGTTGCGCCGTCGCAGGCGTGCCGGCGAACTATCGCCAGATCGACAGCGGCAGCAACCAGCCGGTGACCTCGCAGGGTGGCCAGTCCAAGACGGCCTTCATCTCGGGCTCCAACCCGAACCTGCAGCCGGAAACCTCGATCACGCGTACGGTTGGCCTGGTGTACAGCCCGCACCAGGTGTCGGGCCTCGACTTCACCGTGGATTACTACAACATCTACGTGAAGAACATCATCACCGCCGTCAACGCGTCGAGCATCCTCAACTACTGCTACGTGTCGAACGATCCGTCGTTCTGCGATCGCTTCACGCGCAACAGCAGCGGCGTGGTCGATTCGCTCAACGAAAGCCTGACCAACCTGGGCTCGCTCAAGACCGAGGGCTACGACGTCGGTATTCACTACCGCCTGCCGGAAACCTCGTTCGGCCGCTTCCGCATCGCGTCGGACAGCACGTACCTCACCAAGTACGAGACCGTCAGCGGTCCGGGCATGCCGCGCGTCAATGCGGTGGGCTTCATGACCAACGGTTCGGGCAACCTCAACGCCGGCACCATGGGTCTGTACCGCCTGCGTTCGAACCTGCAGCTCGACTGGGACTGGAAGCAGTTCGGCGCAAGCTGGACGGTGCGCTACTACTCGGGTCTGAAGGACCAGTGCTGGGATGTGGACATCGAGTGCAACATGCCTGACTACGTGGCCCCGGGCCTGGTTGGCGTGGGCGTCAGCCGCAAGGGTTCGGTGGCGTTCAACGACGCCCAGTTCCGTTACACGGCACCATGGAAGGGCACCTTCTCCGTGGGTGTGAACAACATCTTCAACAAGAAGGGTCCGTACTACTACAACGTAACGGCCTCGGGCAGCGGCAGCCCGCCGTACAACCCGTCGTTCGATATCGATCGCTACTTCTATGTGAGCTACAACCAGAAGTTCTGA
- a CDS encoding TPM domain-containing protein, with protein sequence MGVGQRFFMNAFGGWLQLRRSFPPALLDDMTRAIAAGEGTHQGEVCFAVESRLAPMAVLEGLDAHKRAEHVFSQLRVWDTEHNNGVLFYVLMAEHRIEIVADRGIAAHVDASEWDAICAHMRECFARDQWREGSLDGIAAAHALLTKHFPSDGSSRRDELPDRPVVL encoded by the coding sequence ATGGGTGTCGGCCAACGTTTCTTCATGAACGCCTTCGGCGGCTGGCTTCAGCTGCGCCGCAGTTTCCCGCCCGCGCTACTGGATGACATGACCCGCGCGATCGCGGCGGGCGAGGGCACGCACCAGGGTGAAGTCTGCTTCGCCGTTGAATCGCGTCTTGCGCCCATGGCCGTGCTCGAAGGCCTCGATGCACACAAGCGCGCCGAACACGTGTTCAGCCAGCTGCGCGTGTGGGATACCGAGCACAATAACGGCGTGCTGTTCTATGTGCTGATGGCCGAGCATCGCATTGAGATCGTCGCGGATCGGGGCATTGCCGCTCACGTCGACGCCAGTGAGTGGGATGCCATCTGTGCGCACATGCGCGAGTGCTTCGCACGCGACCAGTGGCGCGAAGGTTCGCTCGACGGCATTGCCGCCGCGCACGCCTTGCTGACAAAGCACTTTCCATCGGACGGCTCGTCGCGTCGCGACGAATTGCCGGATCGCCCCGTGGTGCTTTGA
- a CDS encoding TPM domain-containing protein, translated as MFRRLARLPFLGLALLLFAAGPGLAQAQDAAVPKLTRHLTDLTGTLTPQQVDQLDAQLVALEKRKGAQLVVLMVGTTQPDDLEGYSLAVAEANKVGRKGTDDGVLLIVAKNDRRVRIEVGYGLEGAIPDAATARIIREYIAPKFRANDYFGGINDAVGALTSLIDGEALPPPVENDRREHRGLDFGHVLLIGVFAAFFLRGIFGRTSVFVRTPLGALITGGLLWLLAATFGAAILGAIVGGVLMMLPAGAGRSIGGGGWGGFGGWGGGGGFGGGGFGGGGGGGFSGGGGSFGGGGSSGSW; from the coding sequence ATGTTCCGGCGCCTCGCACGGCTGCCGTTCCTTGGCCTGGCCCTGCTGCTGTTCGCGGCAGGGCCGGGCCTTGCGCAGGCACAGGACGCCGCGGTCCCCAAACTCACCCGGCATCTCACCGACCTCACCGGCACGCTGACGCCGCAGCAGGTCGATCAGCTCGATGCGCAGCTCGTCGCGCTGGAGAAGCGCAAGGGCGCGCAGCTGGTGGTGCTAATGGTGGGCACGACGCAGCCTGATGACCTCGAGGGCTACTCGCTCGCGGTGGCCGAGGCCAACAAGGTGGGGCGCAAGGGCACGGATGACGGCGTGCTGTTGATCGTCGCCAAGAACGATCGGCGCGTGCGCATCGAAGTGGGCTATGGCCTGGAAGGTGCCATTCCCGATGCCGCGACCGCACGCATCATCCGCGAATACATCGCGCCGAAATTTCGCGCCAACGATTACTTCGGTGGCATCAACGATGCCGTCGGTGCGCTGACCTCGCTGATCGATGGCGAAGCGCTTCCGCCGCCGGTGGAAAACGATCGTCGCGAACATCGCGGCCTCGATTTTGGGCATGTCCTGCTGATCGGCGTGTTCGCGGCCTTCTTCCTGCGTGGCATCTTCGGACGGACCTCCGTCTTCGTTCGTACACCGCTGGGTGCGCTGATCACCGGTGGCCTGTTGTGGCTGCTGGCCGCGACGTTTGGCGCTGCCATCCTGGGCGCCATCGTTGGCGGCGTCCTGATGATGTTGCCGGCCGGCGCCGGGCGCTCCATCGGCGGCGGTGGCTGGGGTGGTTTCGGTGGCTGGGGCGGCGGCGGTGGTTTTGGTGGCGGCGGCTTCGGCGGTGGCGGCGGTGGTGGATTCAGCGGTGGCGGCGGCAGCTTCGGCGGCGGCGGTTCTTCGGGGAGCTGGTGA
- a CDS encoding LemA family protein — MKFLRAVALLLVVAGLSGCGYNAMQRQDEAVKAAWSEVINQYQRRADLVPNLVNTVKGYAQHEERVLTEVTNARAKVGTMQLSPDALNDPQKLQQFQQAQGELSSALSRLMVVSENYPQLKADGLFQNLQAQLEGTENRITVARNRYVKEVQEYNSMIRTFPNNLTAKIFGYQVKPNFTVDNEKAISAAPTVDFGNSASPAPAATTH, encoded by the coding sequence ATGAAATTCCTCCGTGCCGTTGCACTCCTGTTGGTCGTCGCCGGTCTTTCCGGCTGTGGCTACAACGCCATGCAGCGTCAGGACGAAGCCGTGAAGGCGGCTTGGTCGGAAGTGATCAACCAGTACCAGCGCCGCGCCGACCTGGTGCCGAACCTGGTCAATACGGTGAAGGGTTACGCCCAGCATGAAGAAAGGGTGCTGACGGAAGTGACCAATGCGCGTGCCAAGGTGGGCACGATGCAGTTGTCGCCGGACGCGCTGAACGACCCCCAGAAGCTGCAGCAGTTCCAGCAGGCTCAGGGTGAGCTGTCCAGTGCGCTGTCGCGCCTGATGGTGGTCAGCGAGAACTATCCGCAGCTGAAGGCTGATGGCCTGTTCCAGAATCTGCAGGCCCAGCTGGAAGGCACGGAGAACCGCATCACCGTCGCGCGCAATCGCTATGTGAAGGAAGTGCAGGAGTACAACTCCATGATCCGCACCTTCCCGAACAACCTCACCGCGAAGATCTTCGGCTATCAGGTGAAGCCGAACTTCACCGTGGATAACGAGAAGGCGATTTCCGCCGCGCCGACCGTGGACTTCGGCAACAGTGCCTCCCCGGCACCGGCCGCGACGACTCACTGA
- a CDS encoding diacylglycerol kinase has translation MAASGIRGPKQIWNAFKWSMKGLRAGWVHEASFRLEACLAVVLVPAGLWLGNGALEKLALVTPAILVLSAELLNSAVEAVVDKVSPEFHELAGRAKDMGSAAVFLLLVLTGLAWVLVLGPRFW, from the coding sequence ATGGCAGCCTCTGGCATTCGCGGACCCAAGCAAATCTGGAATGCCTTCAAGTGGTCGATGAAGGGCTTGCGCGCCGGTTGGGTGCACGAAGCTTCCTTCCGCCTCGAAGCCTGCCTGGCCGTGGTGCTGGTTCCGGCGGGTCTCTGGCTGGGCAATGGCGCGCTCGAGAAGCTTGCGCTGGTCACGCCGGCCATTCTGGTCTTGTCCGCCGAGCTGCTTAATTCCGCTGTCGAGGCTGTTGTCGACAAAGTCAGCCCCGAATTCCATGAACTGGCGGGCCGCGCCAAGGACATGGGTTCCGCTGCCGTCTTCCTTCTGCTTGTGCTGACGGGCCTGGCCTGGGTGCTCGTGCTGGGGCCGCGCTTCTGGTGA
- a CDS encoding peptide MFS transporter, with protein sequence MAKVHTPPVSQTRSFSTVFLIEMWERFGFYGMQVLMVTYMMKKLGFADTRANLVWGAAAALIYATPAIGGWIGDKLIGTRRTMITGAVVLALGYAMLWIPSNNPTLLYGALGVIVVGNGFFKPNAGNLVRKIYEGDDTRIDSAFTIYYMAVNVGSMLSMTATPWIRNYVGEHYGDAMGWHTAFGACAIGLVLGLGNYKLMSRTLSHIGSAPDEKPVDMKRALMVGVASIGMVFLSASILQSLLLAKAAVFIAGVVILGIFAHLIMGSQRSERAGLIAALVLTFQTIFFFIFYAQMATSLNLFAQKNVDLHFRVFGFELFTWIPEQFQNLNAIWIVLLSPVLVFAYNSLGRIGKDPSVAFKFALGFGAVAMGFFMYGLGAQSAVDGQVSSWTMVWGYGFYSLGELLVSGLGLAMIARFVPARMGGFMMGAYYVAVGISQYLGSMVANLASVPKQVTNPVESLPIYISLFNQLGLVGIGCTVLALGMLPLMNRLANSHAEARTAEA encoded by the coding sequence ATGGCAAAAGTACACACCCCGCCCGTCTCGCAGACGAGGTCGTTCAGCACCGTTTTCCTGATCGAAATGTGGGAGCGCTTCGGCTTCTACGGCATGCAGGTGCTGATGGTCACCTACATGATGAAAAAGCTGGGCTTCGCCGATACCCGCGCGAACCTGGTCTGGGGCGCTGCCGCAGCCCTCATCTACGCCACCCCCGCGATCGGCGGCTGGATCGGCGACAAGCTGATCGGCACGCGCCGCACCATGATCACCGGCGCCGTGGTGCTGGCCCTGGGCTACGCCATGCTGTGGATCCCGTCGAACAACCCCACCCTGCTCTACGGCGCGCTGGGCGTGATCGTCGTCGGCAACGGCTTCTTCAAGCCGAACGCGGGCAACCTCGTGCGCAAGATCTACGAGGGGGATGACACCCGCATCGACAGCGCCTTCACCATCTACTACATGGCGGTGAACGTCGGCTCGATGCTGTCGATGACGGCCACGCCGTGGATCCGCAACTACGTCGGTGAGCATTACGGCGACGCGATGGGCTGGCACACGGCTTTTGGCGCCTGTGCGATCGGCCTGGTGCTGGGCCTGGGCAATTACAAGCTGATGAGCCGCACGCTGTCCCACATCGGCTCGGCGCCTGACGAAAAGCCAGTCGACATGAAGCGCGCGCTGATGGTTGGCGTCGCGTCGATCGGCATGGTGTTTCTCTCGGCCAGCATCCTGCAGAGCCTGCTGCTGGCCAAGGCCGCCGTGTTCATCGCGGGCGTCGTGATCCTGGGCATCTTCGCTCACCTCATCATGGGCAGCCAGCGCAGCGAACGCGCAGGGCTGATTGCCGCCCTGGTGCTGACGTTCCAGACGATCTTCTTCTTCATCTTCTACGCGCAGATGGCGACCTCGCTGAACCTGTTCGCGCAGAAGAATGTCGACCTGCACTTCCGGGTGTTCGGCTTTGAGCTCTTCACCTGGATTCCGGAGCAGTTCCAGAACCTCAACGCGATCTGGATCGTGCTGCTGAGCCCGGTCCTGGTTTTCGCGTACAACTCGCTGGGCCGTATCGGCAAGGACCCGTCCGTCGCGTTCAAGTTCGCGCTGGGCTTCGGCGCCGTGGCCATGGGCTTCTTCATGTACGGCCTGGGCGCCCAGAGCGCCGTGGACGGCCAGGTGTCGTCCTGGACCATGGTCTGGGGTTACGGCTTCTACTCGCTGGGCGAACTGCTGGTGAGCGGCCTTGGGCTGGCCATGATTGCCCGCTTCGTGCCGGCGCGCATGGGCGGCTTCATGATGGGCGCGTACTACGTGGCCGTCGGCATTTCGCAGTACCTGGGCAGCATGGTGGCCAACCTCGCCAGCGTGCCCAAGCAAGTGACGAACCCGGTGGAGTCCCTGCCCATCTACATCAGCCTGTTCAATCAGCTGGGCCTGGTGGGTATCGGCTGCACCGTGCTGGCACTGGGCATGCTGCCCCTGATGAACCGCCTGGCGAACAGCCACGCCGAAGCTCGCACCGCCGAGGCTTGA
- a CDS encoding ATP-binding protein, which produces MSNRRLLQHRIGPTTLMRTLAWLRICAIGGQSAAVLVCAFWMDLGIPMLPLLVGVGSLGVFAVFAAWRVNQPWPVREWETIVHVAVDTLVLGYLLYFTGGASNPFITLLLVPIALSAAALSVPAVLAVAALAGIAYVVLLRWYVPLPMPVHAGSGFSLHVVGMGVNFVITALLLGFFINRLARSVRLQQLEVQRVRERALRDEGILAIATQAAGAAHELNTPLSTMRTLLPELRREHAEDAVLGEDLQLLEDQVERCRTILREMVAFGKAQLSQEPEKVTLAAFIHGCLERFQLLRPEAELDLQLDEDAARIVLRTPPGLRHALLNLLNNAVDASAMNQSHAVMLVARRHGEWLELIVGDHGPGFAATGELSPLGQSQKQTGLGIGLALAEATAERLDGQLTATNTLDGAQMHLRLPLAVVGSNNESA; this is translated from the coding sequence ATGAGCAATCGCCGCCTCCTGCAGCACCGCATCGGGCCGACCACGCTGATGCGCACCCTTGCCTGGTTGCGCATCTGTGCCATCGGTGGACAGAGCGCTGCCGTGCTGGTTTGCGCTTTCTGGATGGATCTGGGCATTCCCATGCTGCCGCTGCTGGTAGGCGTCGGCTCGCTGGGCGTCTTCGCCGTCTTCGCCGCGTGGCGCGTCAACCAGCCCTGGCCGGTGCGCGAGTGGGAAACCATCGTGCACGTGGCCGTCGATACGCTCGTGCTGGGCTACCTGTTGTATTTCACCGGCGGCGCCAGCAATCCCTTCATCACGCTGCTGCTGGTGCCGATCGCCCTGAGCGCCGCGGCATTGTCGGTGCCCGCCGTGCTCGCCGTGGCAGCTCTCGCGGGTATCGCCTACGTCGTCCTGCTGCGCTGGTATGTGCCACTACCCATGCCGGTCCACGCCGGCTCCGGCTTTTCCCTGCATGTCGTCGGCATGGGCGTGAACTTCGTGATCACCGCCTTGCTGCTGGGCTTTTTCATCAATCGCCTTGCGCGATCGGTGCGCCTGCAACAACTGGAAGTCCAGCGCGTACGCGAACGTGCCCTGCGCGACGAAGGCATCCTCGCCATCGCAACCCAGGCCGCGGGCGCGGCGCATGAATTGAACACGCCGCTGTCGACCATGCGCACGCTGCTGCCTGAACTGCGCCGCGAGCATGCGGAAGACGCCGTTCTGGGCGAAGACCTGCAGTTGCTCGAAGACCAGGTCGAACGTTGCCGCACCATCCTTCGCGAGATGGTGGCCTTCGGCAAGGCGCAGCTTTCGCAAGAGCCGGAGAAGGTCACGCTGGCTGCGTTCATCCATGGCTGCCTCGAGCGCTTCCAGTTGCTGCGCCCGGAAGCCGAACTCGATCTGCAACTCGATGAAGATGCCGCGCGCATCGTGCTTCGCACACCGCCTGGCCTTCGCCACGCGCTGTTGAATCTGCTGAACAACGCCGTCGACGCCTCGGCGATGAATCAGTCGCACGCCGTGATGCTCGTCGCGCGCCGCCATGGCGAGTGGCTGGAGCTGATCGTCGGCGACCACGGCCCGGGCTTTGCAGCCACGGGCGAGCTGTCACCGCTGGGTCAGTCGCAAAAGCAGACAGGCCTCGGCATTGGCCTCGCGCTTGCCGAAGCCACGGCAGAACGACTGGACGGCCAGCTCACCGCCACCAACACGCTCGATGGCGCGCAAATGCACCTGCGCCTGCCACTGGCGGTTGTGGGCAGCAACAATGAATCCGCTTAA
- a CDS encoding response regulator transcription factor → MTEVTAQPLLIVDDDATFARVLARALSSRGFEVITATNADEARALTRRHHPRYCVLDLKLGDENGLRLIPELQSLVPDMRVLLLTGYASIATAVEAIKRGAHDYLAKPVDADAVVRALLDGDSSSGGDDEVIDAPDVPLALRRLEWEHIQRVLTECDGNISETARRLGMHRRTLQRKLSKHPVRERPDSED, encoded by the coding sequence ATGACCGAAGTGACCGCCCAACCCTTGCTCATCGTCGATGACGACGCCACGTTTGCACGCGTTCTGGCACGCGCCCTGAGCTCGCGTGGCTTCGAGGTGATCACGGCCACCAATGCCGATGAGGCACGTGCACTCACGCGTCGTCACCATCCGCGTTACTGCGTACTCGATCTCAAGCTCGGCGATGAAAACGGCTTGCGCCTGATCCCGGAATTGCAGTCGCTGGTGCCCGACATGCGCGTGCTGCTGCTCACCGGCTACGCCTCCATTGCCACGGCCGTGGAAGCGATCAAGCGCGGTGCGCATGACTACCTCGCCAAGCCCGTTGACGCCGATGCCGTCGTGCGCGCACTGCTCGATGGCGACAGCAGCAGCGGCGGCGATGACGAAGTGATCGACGCACCGGATGTGCCGCTGGCGCTGCGTCGCCTCGAGTGGGAACACATCCAGCGCGTGCTCACCGAATGCGATGGCAACATCTCCGAGACCGCCCGTCGCCTGGGCATGCATCGGCGCACCCTGCAGCGCAAGCTGAGCAAGCATCCGGTACGTGAGAGGCCGGATAGCGAGGATTGA